A part of Phoenix dactylifera cultivar Barhee BC4 chromosome 2, palm_55x_up_171113_PBpolish2nd_filt_p, whole genome shotgun sequence genomic DNA contains:
- the LOC103717431 gene encoding probable aquaporin PIP1-2: MEGKEEDVKVGANKFAERQPIGTAAQSQDKDYKEPPPAPLLEPGELKSWSFYRAGIAEFMATFLFLYISILTVMGVVKSSSKCSTVGIQGIAWAFGGMIFALVYCTAGISGGHINPAVTFGLLLARKLSLVRALFYMVMQCLGAICGAGVVKGFQTGLYETNGGGANVVAPGYTKGDGLGAEIIGTFILVYTVFSATDAKRNARDSHVPILAPLPIGFAVFLVHLATIPITGTGINPARSLGAAIIYNRRHAWDDMWIFWVGPFCGAALAAIYHQIVIRAIPFKSRP, from the exons atggaggggaaggaggaggatgtTAAGGTTGGAGCTAACAAGTTCGCGGAGAGGCAGCCCATAGGTACAGCAGCGCAGAGCCAGGACAAGGACTACAAGGAGCCACCTCCAGCTCCTCTGTTGGAGCCAGGGGAGCTCAAGTCATGGTCCTTCTACAGGGCTGGGATAGCCGAGTTCATGGccaccttcctcttcctctacaTCAGCATCCTCACGGTCATGGGTGTGGTGAAGTCCAGCAGCAAGTGCTCCACTGTGGGCATCCAGGGGATTGCTTGGGCCTTTGGAGGCATGATCTTTGCCTTGGTCTACTGCACTGCTGGCATCTCTG GTGGGCACATCAACCCTGCAGTGACCTTTGGCCTGCTGCTGGCAAGGAAGCTATCCCTGGTCAGGGCTCTGTTCTACATGGTGATGCAGTGCCTGGGTGCCATCTGTGGTGCTGGTGTGGTCAAGGGCTTCCAGACGGGGCTCTATGAAACTAATGGTGGTGGAGCCAATGTTGTTGCCCCTGGCTACACCAAGGGTGATGGCTTGGGTGCTGAGATTATTGGCacctttatccttgtttacACTGTCTTCTCTGCCACTGATGCCAAGAGGAATGCCAGAGATTCTCATGTGCCT ATTCTTGCTCCCTTGCCTATTGGGTTTGCTGTTTTCCTTGTCCACCTGGCCACCATCCCCATCACTGGCACTGGCATCAACCCTGCGAGAAGTCTTGGAGCTGCTATCATCTACAACAGGCGCCATGCTTGGGATGACATG TGGATCTTCTGGGTGGGTCCCTTCTGTGGAGCTGCCCTTGCTGCCATCTACCACCAGATAGTCATCAGAGCCATTCCATTCAAGAGCAGGCCATGA